In Dioscorea cayenensis subsp. rotundata cultivar TDr96_F1 chromosome 9, TDr96_F1_v2_PseudoChromosome.rev07_lg8_w22 25.fasta, whole genome shotgun sequence, a genomic segment contains:
- the LOC120268700 gene encoding translocase of chloroplast 90, chloroplastic yields the protein MKNLVDWVSSQLMSKFLVSARSFNSYDEDLLCEEPNDQGARNTTNEISTTAPATNDTQLTESSESELVVPDISNAEALQIKLLRFVQRIGQSPNNLVVAQTFYRLHLANLIQSAECGVQRKVLTFDQVKAIAARQEESGQPDLLFSVKILVLGKTGVGKSATINSLFDETRSVTNAFRRGTDEIQEIVGTIKGIKFTVIDTPGLSPFNGNPRRNRKILMAVKKFIRKSPPDVVLYFERLNFITGGYGDYSLLKLITEVFGSSMWFNTILVMTHASSPPPEPDGYPMSYEGYVGRSKNIVQHFIHQAMSSEKLVNPVVYVENHQFCETNAKGEKILPNGLAWKSQLLLLCITSKILVDANSLLKFQDSFQLSQTGGALLSLPHFLSSFLQRHPLSNSNGIEDDDFTNFLDQEDEDDYDQLPPIRILTKAQFNKLSKAQKDAYLEELNYREDLYLRKQWKAMARQHKETMLRKKNNDTIQKNDHDDDNDASLVEAYEIEDATIPLSFDSDSPVYRYRFCVIGNEQWVIKPVCDSQGWDHDIGYDGVYWDGSIHIKSNFQATFAGQMNKEKDDFRINSECTAKFKHPNGATMLAGIDIQPFSKDLLCTIRGDLEFKNFCCNKTGGSFAVSSLGKTYFTRAKLEDSISIGRRLKVRMDAGCARGYGQMAYGGTLEATIRGKDYPVNDDKVTIATTLLSFDNETVIGGSVQSDFQIWRGTKHCLNASINSKGPMQISFKTSSSKHVQIALLALVTLFQGLFMRRLR from the exons ATGAAGAATCTTGTTGATTGGGTTTCCAGCCAATTAATGTCGAAGTTTTTAGTTTCTGCAAGGTCTTTTAACTCTTATGATGAGGACCTCTTATGTGAAGAGCCTAATGATCAAG GTGCAAGAAATACCACCAATGAGATATCTACCACTGCCCCTGCTACCAATGACACTCAGCTGACAGAATCTTCAGAATCAGAGCTTGTTGTGCCAGACATTTCCAACGCTGAGGCACTTCAAATCAAGCTTCTTCGGTTTGTCCAACGGATTGGACAATCACCAAATAACCTTGTAGTAGCACAAACTTTCTACAGATTGCATCTTGCAAACTTGATACAAAGTGCTGAATGTGGTGTGCAAAGAAAAGTCCTGACGTTTGATCAAGTCAAGGCAATAGCAGCACGGCAGGAGGAGAGTGGTCAGCCAGATTTGCTCTTCTCTGTCAAGATACTTGTCCTAGGGAAAACAGGTGTAGGCAAGAGTGCAACCATAAATTCCCTTTTTGATGAAACAAGATCAGTAACAAATGCATTCCGGCGAGGCACCGATGAAATTCAGGAGATTGTGGGAACTATTAAGGGGATCAAATTTACAGTAATCGATACCCCTGGTCTGTCACCATTCAACGGTAACCCACGAAGAAACAGGAAAATCCTGATGGCAGTGAAAAAATTTATCAGAAAATCGCCCCCTGATGTTGTTCTCTATTTTGAACGGCTCAATTTCATTACTGGGGGCTACGGTGATTACTCTCTGCTAAAGCTTATAACTGAGGTTTTTGGCTCATCAATGTGGTTCAATACCATTCTTGTAATGACACATGCTTCATCACCTCCTCCAGAACCTGACGGATATCCCATGAGCTACGAAGGGTATGTTGGCCGTTCGAAAAACATAGTTCAACATTTCATACACCAGGCAATGTCCAGCGAAAAGCTTGTGAATCCTGTCGTCTATGTTGAGAACCATCAGTTCTGTGAAACAAACGCCAAAGGTGAAAAAATTCTTCCAAATGGTCTGGCTTGGAAATCCCAGTTACTGCTGTTATGCATTACTTCCAAGATTTTGGTGGATGCAAACTCCCTCTTGAAATTCCAGGACAGTTTTCAGTTGTCACAAACTGGAGGCGCACTTCTCTCGCTGCCTCATTTCCTCTCGTCATTTCTTCAGCGCCATCCACTGTCAAACTCTAATGGCATTGAAGATGATGATTTCACCAATTTTCTCGACCAAGAAGATGAGGATGACTATGATCAATTACCGCCAATCCGGATTCTCACAAAAGCCCAATTCAATAAGTTGTCGAAAGCTCAGAAGGATGCTTATCTTGAGGAGTTAAATTACAGAGAGGATCTATATCTGAGAAAGCAATGGAAAGCCATGGCTAGGCAGCATAAAGAAACCATGCTCCGTAAGAAGAACAATGATACCATACAAAAAAATGACcatgatgatgacaatgatgCATCTCTTGTAGAGGCTTATGAAATTGAAGATGCAACTATTCCATTGAGTTTTGACTCTGATTCTCCTGTATATAGATACCGTTTCTGTGTGATTGGTAACGAGCAGTGGGTAATAAAGCCTGTTTGTGATTCGCAAGGCTGGGATCATGATATTGGGTATGACGGAGTTTACTGGGATGGATCTATACACATCAAAAGCAATTTTCAAGCTACATTTGCTGGACAGATGAACAAGGAGAAGGATGATTTCCGTATTAACTCTGAATGCACAGCAAAGTTCAAACATCCCAATGGCGCAACCATGCTCGCGGGCATTGACATTCAACCCTTCAGTAAAGATCTACTCTGCACTATTCGCGGAGACTTAGAATTCAAGAACTTTTGCTGTAACAAGACCGGCGGCAGCTTCGCTGTTTCTTCACTAGGAAAAACATACTTCACCAGAGCCAAGCTCGAGGATTCGATTTCGATAGGGAGAAGACTCAAAGTACGAATGGACGCCGGATGTGCTCGAGGTTACGGTCAAATGGCATATGGTGGGACTTTGGAAGCAACAATAAGAGGGAAAGACTACCCTGTAAACGATGATAAGGTAACTATTGCAACCACATTGTTATCATTTGACAATGAAACAGTGATTGGAGGGAGTGTTCAATCTGATTTTCAAATTTGGCGGGGAACAAAACACTGTTTGAATGCCAGCATCAACAGTAAAGGACCAATGCAGATTAGTTTCAAGACAAGTAGTTCAAAGCATGTTCAGATTGCACTTCTTGCTCTTGTTACTTTGTTTCAAGGACTCTTCATGAGAAGATTAAGATGA